A genome region from Akkermansiaceae bacterium includes the following:
- a CDS encoding sigma-70 family RNA polymerase sigma factor, translated as MKRHGPMVHAVSMRVLSNHHDAQDVTQAAFLALAREAAKLSRQPSVAGWLHTVSRRLSLDVRRSRESRQRREQAAMNESLNSTPDAALSAGFRRELDAALERLPDRYRQPLVLFHLEGAPLDEVARRLDLQPSTLRTRLSRARDMLREILGRRGVEVASVGMLGALFTAEAKAATFTPTLLSTVLDTANGTGISPRIIELAGKAAGANGITFSSTFTTFAILMKSKATVVSAIVIALLAVGTTAYVVNQSDGAKSRESRAAGRDLSTVGPRQDRFKASERMPVAALSGISSEDEFWALMESVLLIGDDAKRLAAIRDRLGMDISDAAYREAITAHGYAVEPENLLTMLAEAWIGEDPVAAMSWARKLPDRFGDWFTRKMVACWLTKDEASARAWAKDHLGPEDQEIIKQGLESLQSRPSPDSSAETAAGLRRMQEQLLAISGSDSQAQKERDDFGVEFNRAFSKWAGRDPRQAIEFWASMDEDTKKRVPDIGHVFRIWARADPDAALERAKAMANASERANALVGVLPAWQLKHPDKTIAEAADLSVIPDERYEVLVHRIVSDWATADPSRALDFAMAIEDPGQQKRAVGVVVKSWVRKTPEQAREWVTAQPAGDIRDAGLSEISDRLAHTDFVSADRLVREIKDPEVKRNTIDSIMSTSDSLANHLPEALRLAQEEVPRMDYMTLNVWASKVAPQDVPRFRSWLEEANAAGRIQFNTYSNPDGVDPETVKRFNERSAQQGYRFILEGLKTAEEKK; from the coding sequence GTGAAGCGCCACGGCCCGATGGTCCACGCGGTTTCGATGCGGGTGTTGTCCAACCATCACGACGCGCAGGACGTGACCCAGGCCGCGTTCCTCGCCCTCGCCCGCGAGGCTGCAAAGTTGAGTCGCCAGCCCTCGGTGGCCGGTTGGCTCCACACGGTGTCCCGGCGCTTGTCGCTGGATGTCCGGAGGTCGAGGGAAAGCCGTCAGCGCCGTGAGCAAGCCGCCATGAATGAATCCTTGAACTCCACCCCGGACGCCGCCCTGAGCGCCGGATTCCGCCGCGAACTGGATGCCGCGCTCGAGCGCCTGCCGGATCGCTACCGTCAACCGTTGGTGCTCTTCCACCTCGAGGGCGCTCCGCTCGACGAGGTCGCCCGCCGTCTTGATCTCCAGCCCTCCACCCTGCGCACCCGGCTGTCCCGCGCCCGCGACATGTTGCGGGAAATCCTCGGCCGCCGGGGTGTCGAGGTGGCGTCGGTCGGGATGCTCGGAGCGCTCTTCACGGCTGAGGCCAAAGCGGCGACGTTCACACCCACCCTTCTATCCACGGTGCTCGATACCGCGAACGGCACCGGCATTTCGCCCCGCATCATTGAACTGGCCGGCAAAGCGGCCGGCGCCAATGGCATCACATTTTCCTCAACCTTCACCACCTTTGCCATCCTGATGAAAAGCAAAGCCACCGTCGTCTCCGCCATTGTGATCGCCCTGTTGGCTGTCGGAACCACTGCCTACGTCGTCAACCAAAGTGATGGCGCGAAAAGCAGGGAATCCCGCGCCGCCGGGCGCGATCTCTCAACGGTCGGGCCGCGCCAAGACCGCTTCAAGGCTTCGGAACGAATGCCAGTGGCCGCCCTCTCCGGGATCTCGTCCGAGGACGAGTTTTGGGCGCTGATGGAATCCGTGCTCCTGATCGGCGACGATGCCAAACGCCTGGCGGCGATCCGTGATCGCCTGGGCATGGACATCTCGGACGCAGCTTACCGCGAAGCGATCACCGCCCACGGCTATGCGGTCGAACCGGAGAATCTGCTGACGATGCTGGCCGAAGCGTGGATCGGTGAAGATCCGGTTGCCGCGATGAGCTGGGCGCGGAAACTCCCGGATAGATTCGGGGACTGGTTCACCCGAAAGATGGTGGCCTGCTGGTTGACGAAGGATGAGGCCTCGGCCCGGGCATGGGCGAAAGATCATCTCGGACCCGAGGACCAGGAGATCATAAAGCAAGGACTGGAGAGCCTTCAATCGAGACCCTCCCCTGATTCGTCCGCCGAGACTGCCGCGGGGCTGCGCCGGATGCAGGAGCAGTTGCTCGCCATCTCCGGCAGCGACTCACAGGCACAGAAGGAGAGGGACGACTTCGGTGTCGAGTTCAACCGCGCCTTCAGCAAGTGGGCGGGGCGGGATCCTCGTCAGGCCATCGAATTCTGGGCGTCCATGGACGAGGATACCAAGAAGCGCGTGCCCGACATTGGTCATGTGTTTAGGATCTGGGCCCGCGCCGATCCCGATGCCGCTCTGGAACGGGCCAAGGCCATGGCCAACGCGAGCGAACGCGCCAACGCCCTCGTGGGAGTGCTCCCCGCATGGCAGCTCAAGCACCCGGACAAGACCATCGCAGAGGCCGCCGACCTGAGCGTGATCCCCGATGAACGCTACGAAGTTCTCGTCCACAGGATCGTGAGCGACTGGGCCACCGCCGATCCTTCCCGTGCCCTTGACTTCGCCATGGCCATCGAGGATCCCGGCCAGCAGAAGCGTGCGGTGGGTGTCGTCGTCAAGTCATGGGTCCGGAAAACGCCGGAGCAGGCCCGCGAATGGGTGACGGCCCAGCCCGCCGGAGACATTCGCGACGCCGGCTTGAGCGAGATCAGCGACCGCCTTGCCCATACCGACTTTGTCTCCGCCGATCGTCTAGTCCGGGAGATCAAGGATCCGGAAGTGAAGCGAAACACGATCGACAGCATCATGAGCACCAGCGACTCGCTCGCGAACCACTTGCCCGAGGCGCTTCGCCTGGCCCAAGAAGAAGTGCCCCGGATGGATTACATGACCCTGAACGTGTGGGCAAGCAAGGTGGCGCCCCAGGATGTCCCGCGGTTCCGTTCCTGGCTGGAGGAAGCCAACGCCGCGGGACGCATCCAGTTCAACACCTATTCCAACCCGGATGGTGTCGATCCCGAAACGGTGAAGCGATTCAACGAGCGGTCCGCCCAGCAAGGGTATCGCTTCATCCTTGAGGGCCTCAAGACCGCGGAAGAGAAAAAGTGA
- a CDS encoding ankyrin repeat domain-containing protein codes for MKITIPIIASIVVVISLVGCNKSSSSLEVAAMTGDIDSVKAQIDAGADVNLPADKPPLYTATAFAGDLLRDPRPDMQAREKSYTKIVELLVSAGADLDAQDSAGDAALARAARSGHKEIVQLLISKGADVNLMLYSGRTQTALDRAMSAGEPETAALLRKHGGKTRAELEASESGPRD; via the coding sequence ATGAAAATCACAATACCCATCATCGCCTCCATAGTCGTTGTTATCTCCCTTGTTGGCTGCAACAAAAGCAGCTCATCACTCGAAGTCGCAGCAATGACTGGAGATATTGACTCGGTGAAAGCACAAATTGACGCTGGGGCAGATGTCAATCTTCCCGCAGACAAACCTCCCCTCTATACTGCGACTGCGTTCGCTGGAGATCTTCTACGGGACCCCCGTCCGGATATGCAGGCCAGGGAGAAGAGTTACACCAAGATAGTGGAGTTGTTGGTCTCGGCAGGCGCCGACCTTGATGCACAGGATAGCGCAGGCGATGCGGCATTAGCCCGTGCGGCAAGAAGTGGTCACAAGGAAATTGTGCAGCTATTGATTTCAAAAGGTGCCGATGTGAATCTTATGTTGTATTCGGGTCGGACACAAACTGCGCTGGATAGAGCAATGTCCGCAGGGGAACCAGAGACAGCAGCTCTTCTTCGCAAACATGGCGGCAAGACGAGGGCGGAATTGGAGGCTAGCGAATCGGGTCCCCGTGACTGA